From a single Dehalococcoidia bacterium genomic region:
- a CDS encoding PAS domain S-box protein, which translates to MSWPLDDRELAWQVVHEAGDAVIVADREGVIRLWNRRAEEMFGYSASEALGRTLDIIIPERHRERHWEGYRRVMATGETKYGRGSLLSVPALRKDGSRLSVEFTITLLKGDDGQVEGIAAVMRDVTERWQQERALRERIAELESRLARTETPQS; encoded by the coding sequence CGTGAGCTGGCATGGCAGGTCGTCCACGAGGCGGGGGACGCCGTCATCGTCGCCGACCGCGAAGGTGTCATCCGCCTCTGGAACCGCCGGGCTGAGGAGATGTTCGGCTATTCGGCCAGCGAAGCCCTAGGGCGAACGCTGGACATCATCATCCCGGAACGGCACCGGGAGCGCCACTGGGAAGGCTATCGACGGGTCATGGCCACCGGCGAGACCAAGTATGGACGTGGATCCCTCCTCTCAGTGCCGGCCCTGCGAAAGGACGGCTCGCGGCTTTCGGTCGAGTTCACCATAACCCTTCTCAAGGGAGACGATGGCCAGGTGGAAGGCATCGCTGCCGTCATGCGCGACGTGACGGAGCGGTGGCAGCAGGAGCGGGCGCTGCGGGAGCGCATCGCCGAGCTGGAGTCGCGCCTGGCCCGGACAGAGACGCCGCAGTCCTGA